The genomic stretch CAGTCTGCTGGGCGGTTTCGGATAATCTCCAGGGTACTTCAGAGCATTGTTTGGCCAACTCTAAGATCAATCTTGATTCTTTCACTGTTAAATCATCCATCAAAGAGGGATTGAGAGCAAAGGTGAGAGCAATTTTAGCACAATCGGTCTAATTAAAATCAGAGATTCCTTGAACGATTTTTCGGGCTAAGATCAATTGATCCTCAGAAGTGGAAAAAGTTGTGAAAGGGTTTTGTGAAGCCATGAGGAACTAAGAAAAAAATCGGCTAAGCAATTCTGAGAAGAAAAAAGGCAGGTAGAATTTTTGAGATCAAATAGTCTGAAACATAatagtattttgaaaataagaggGAGAGAGAAATCTCAGAAAAACTAGGAATCTCAATTTGAGTACAATTTTGAAAACAACATAATATAAGAGATTTAGGAAGAATAAAACTAATCTGATAAGATGTCTGATACACTGAAACActgagaaaaattaattagtgaatcacaattaataaaatatcagacacattaaaaacataaacaacagatttaaaaaaaattaattcatatgaaattaaaaaaaaatagagatattaaaaaaaaacctgctAGACTTGGAAAACATATTAAATCtccaatataaaaaaaaaattattttgaaataaacttataaacaaattaattaacaattaattagAATGCATACCTGTTAGACCCAATTGCActagaataattaattaaatttgcagATCCCTAGGGCAGCCCGAAGAGTTTCAAACCGAGCATTGTCCAAAGGTTTAGTAAACAGATCTGCTAAAATTTTCTCTGTAGGCACATGTTCTAGGGCAACTTCTTTCTTGTCCACTAATTCCCTGATGAAGTGGTGTCTAATATTAATGTGTTTTGTTCGCGAATGCTGAACCGGGTTCTTTGAGATGTTAATCGCACTAGTGTTGTCACAGTAGAGAGTCATTGTGTCTTGTGTGATCCCATAGTCAGCTAGCATCAGTCTCATCCACAGAAGTTGAGTACAGCTGGCCTCAACAGTGCTGAGTGAAATTGAGTTCTGTTTTTTACTTAGCCAGGAAACCAGATTTTTTCCAATAAAAAAACCACCACCATATGTGCTTTTACGATCATCAGTGCAGCCAACCCAGTCGGCAACACTCTATGAGTTACACTAAATCACTCTATGAGTTACACTCTATCATCAGTGCAGCCAGCCCAGTCGACATCACTCTATGAGTTACACTCTATCATCAGTGCAGCCAGCCCAGTGCATTAATTTCCTATGGGTTCGATCCTTGcctttgcacactatcactacaactgattcgtgcacttgcgaggacatatattaaaattgtccatcaatttgTTAATCACATATCATTCACGAAATGAAAACTGCAATTCTTTTTTCAGTCAAAATGTATTTTTAAGTATAATATGCATGcattatagtatttttttttttaacatttatcaATATAGCTAGTATTTTTTAGGGGCGATGAAGGAAAAAATAGGTGGCTaatattagtactttatattaaaattttaaatttatttatattttagatgtttaaattatagtaaataataataataataataataataataataatagtagtagtagtagtagtagtagtaataatagtaataataataatgtaaaacctgtttataaattttatatttatattttaaaaagtaagtaACATATAaccccaatatataatgtgtatatattattattatgaaaaagataagaaaatatatggtggatgttgtgcatagtaataatagtgggataatggaagttataacggtacaGTCGTTATATAGTGGACCACgctccacaatgcattgtggactgtggtcacaaaatgatgtcgtttcagtaagtgggagaggGAGCTCCGTAATTGATActatagttcatctcaaaagatactgccttacatttgttttaatattatcgaatgaaactgcagttatatcgaaatgtaactatagttgtgttgaaatgtaactgcagtgtatatgaactgatactgaataacagtttcacatttgtgtttttatattatcgaatgaaactgtagttatatcgaaatataactgtagttgtgttgaaatgtaactgcagtgtatatgaactgaaagtgaatagCGCGGAACGGAGATCgattcatctgtctgttttcattagtcaaaacgacgtcgttttgatgcgtggtccacgatataatttgcgataacGGTAGGTGTAGATTTGTCCAaattattatatagtacaacttttatagcataatgtataaaaaagcTTAACgaaaaaaacagacataaataAAGGGTATAATTTTCATTCATAGATAAAACATATTGCTTTGttgaaatatacaaataatatgacAAATTCATGATGCCAATTCTATAATCATAAGTGTTGTTCTTATCTTTATCCCTTACGTCAGAATGAAAATATCAGTACAAAATTTGTCATAAAAGGTTATCATACGACTGACAAAATGACATGACATTTTCCTAGCCCAAAAACTATTTCGCGTCTTTTATGTGCACGttaaatacacacacacgtTAAACGAAAAGATATTACATAAACAAAATAGTTGATGTGCTCCCAAAACCTTATTCTCAATTTTGACTTTGACTACCACTTGTATTCAAATTTTATTCGAAGAAAGCAAAATTTAATGCATACAATCAAAGCATCACAGATAAGGACTATAAAATTTGAGTACAAATTGGAAGCATATGTACAATTACTAGTAGGCACacaaaaaattgcattttttttttgaaataaataattacatatgTGACCAATTTTTACTCTGAAGCTATGCTGTCTTTCACAAATCTTTGATGTTGGTGATTTTCGTGCAATCCACACATgatgaaaacaagaaaaatacttgATGCACTTTCAAATCTCATTTCCAATTTTGAGAGTACAAATTATGAATAATCATACAATAACTACCATGCTACATTCCTTTCTTTTCTCGCTCTTACAAAAATACTTCACATACTTTCAAAACTTTAGTCCCGATTTGTACTCCCATATCAAATAGATATAGCCCGTACTTTGTAACAAATTCTatgaaaaaaaacaaagttttCGTACAAAGAAACAATACCTCTTAgttccaattaaaaaaaaaaattgttacatcaTAAATACGGAACAATTCCAATTTTTACACATTTTGTTATGTCATTAGTGTTATTCTGTTTTTGTTGTGCATTGTACAATGCGCATTTCACGTGCCCCACTATTATAGTATCgaaaatatagagttaattccatttttggtcctagatatataggtggcaatccactttatcctttttttattaaaacatctatttttgatcgtagtattattatgatatgatcaattttggtcttttattaacaaatcagtttaaatatcgttaaatacaatgacatttcagtctttaattatgaatttttttcaaaaaaataaacataaaaaatataacgatTCAACCTATTTTGTATAAAagatattgaaatgtttttgtatttaacgatatttcaacgattttgttgttagaggaccaaaattggtcatgccacaataatattaggacaaaaagtggatgttttaataaaaaatgactaaaagtggattgcatataaatctagaaccaaaaatgtaCTTTGGCGAATGCGGCGTCGTTTATATCATTGAGGCTTTGTAAATTGCAAGAAAGATCCTCAGTTCACCTAGCCTCCAGCACGAGCAGTCTAGCCGCCTCTTCACTCGTCACTCACCTCAGATTCTGAAATCGATGGCGTCGGAAAAAGTGATGGCGTCGCACATACTCATCAAACACCAGGGCTCCAGACGCAAGGCGTCCTGGAAGGATCCGGAGGGCCGTGTTATCTGCAACACCACTCGGGACGCCGCCGCGTCTCAGCTCAGAGCACTTCGCGACGATATCCTCTCCGGCAAGTCCAACTTCGAGGATGTCGCATCTCGCTTCTCCGATTGCAGCTCCGCCAAACGCGGCGGCGATCTCGGTAACTTCCCCGTCCGATATCCTTGAATATGTACCcactactttttttttggtgaactCTAGATTATCTTTTTATACAGATGAGGATCACTGTTTCTATGAGTGTCGTGAATTGCTTAGAGCGCGGttaaaaaattttcatattcCCTATTCAGTAATTTAAACCTAAGGGCGATATATTTATTCACGAGAAAGTGGAAAATCGGAAATGGTTGTTTCACTTGACATAAATATTGAAAACAGAATTTGTCTTTGTATATCGTGACTGTATATTTTAAAGAGCATATTACCTGTGTTCTTTATGCAGTTTAAATTTCTGATTATTCAAGGGTCTATGTTACATTAAACATATAATTTGGTCTTTGCCACAACTAATTGTAACCAACATTATGAAAAacgaaaaagagaagaaaagatacCGTTTTAATCATTTATATTTGGAATGTGAGTTGAAATTTGGTTATCAAAGCTAGAATTAATAAGATGGAATGTTGttcgaaaaagaaaaaaaaaagatgtaatGTAATTCAAGATTATCCTGGCATAATTACGTTTCTTCTTACTCCATATCTATGTGAATTGTGTTAGTGAGTTGATAATTAATATTTGGTTCTTCTAACATGATGGcaagagaaaatgaaaatctGCTTTATATTATACACCATCATGGCATCATAAACTAAATGCTATGTTAACTTTATACAACAGTTAGTCAGTTATGAAAGAAAATTCTAGAAAGGTTATGttctgtttattttatttaaatgctGTTCTTTATTTACGCAACAGTGAGGTAAAGAAATATCTGTGCCTGACATCTTACTTATCAGATATCTTATTTGTATTTGGCAAATCTGTCAGTAATTATTGTACATTGATGGTTTAATAATCAATTTCCTGCATGGGTGTGCAAGGTTTCAGGTTCTAAAAAGCACGTTACCTATTTGGCCTTGCTTAGTGAtccaattttatttctttgagtTGGGTTTGCCATAAAACCATAAGTctgattattttgaaatatatttctCCATAATTGTTTGAACTACTCacataattatgaatttaattacaGAGTATTATAGTTCGAATGCAGTCAACCCAACAGGAAGAAGTTGTCCTTTCTCTAGTCCTGTCCTTCAATTCTTTTGGGTTCCAAAATGTAGTGTTCGAGCAGAATGCTCATGTCAGTATGTGATTGTCTTGGGACTTGGGCTCTTATTCTCCACTAAAGATGCTAGTTTATTACTCTATTATGGCTGTTCAACCTCCCTttatcaaaaagaaaattattggcTATTGGAAATTCTAGCTTCAATTGCTATAGAtgggtttaatttgtttcacaGACACCATCTTCATACAGACTTTTTGGGCACACTGAGGTGGCTATCTACTTGTAAAccattgaaattattaaaatagcATCCAATTAACTAGGTAAAATTTGCATGTATAGCATTTTCCCAAGAGTAACCCTAATATTACTAAGATCAGGGAATAAGAAAGTAATGTCTGTATATACCATTGGCTTCAGTTTTGATACAAATTACTTGGTTAGAAAGGCATGCTAGGATTCTTGTTggagatatatattatttatattagatGCATAGTAAAATATAGAAGTTGTGCACTTGTGCACGTAATAGATATTGTTACACTCCTCTCCCTGGTTTCTCTACAGGCAACCCTTGCCAATTCGACTGATGTAATTTGTAGACTGCATTATGCTACATGAAGAAGTTGCATTGATGTTTTGTTGTACAGCTGTTCAGCTTCCAGCCCTTTCTTGCTTCCTACTTTTAATTAGCCAAGATATAGCAATGCTGCTGCAATGGTGCGTgcaatatttgtttttaatgaaAATGTTTATGTTGTAGGCCCTTTTGGTCGGGGCCAGATGCAGAAGCCTTTTGAAAATGCAACTTTTGCACTTAAGATTGGTGAGATTAGTGACATTGTTGATACTGATAGTGGTGTTCACATAATTAAGAGAACCGGTTGATATTGGAAGAATGGAAACTGACCATCCAAATTGTAATGCAGGCTACTATAAATGAACCCTTTTAAAATCTTTGTaatccattttcttctttttccatCGCCAATATTATTGTTCTGTTGAAAGCCTAACTCACTGATGGAAACTTTTTCCCCTTTGTCTTGATTCAAATAATGTGCTGAAACTATCTTTTGCTGCATTTGGAGTTTGGTTTTTCTACGAAGATCATTGGCTGATGTAACAAGAAGCTATTTCAACATCCCTGTTTAATGTTTATTACGTGCACGTGATGGATTGATTTTGATGGTActtttgtataatattttttgtaatgCAGTATTAGTATCTTTATTACTGTGAGGCTAATTGATTATTAGCAATTTCCTTACTAATTCTCTTAAGCATTATGACaatatgacatttttaaaaaattgataatttagtacttcatataaaatttgaaatggtGATGTATCTTAaattgtgtttggttggagacttTTGTACTATACTATGAGATTTGATATTTATTATCatgtttatttgtttacttttgtACTATtgaaaaaaaagtttttgtccatgtattaaatatataatgttaatatatatacacatgtatgtgtatatatacattatatatttttactcagttattcatttttattatttattaatatttattatttattactctgtatgtatttatttatttatttggatttAAATTTCTATTTATTACGAAACAAATAGACcctttctatttaaatttattatcattattaagtactccgtatttgattttaatatttgaacCAAATGCTACCGTACCACCGTAGTTTATTGTTTGGTTTTCCTAAAGTCTCATTTAACTTTAGATTTGATATACAATTCATTGGGTATTAAGTGTTAGATACCTATTTGGTTTAGTAAGTTAAGTAaccgattaaaaaaaaagttaagtaaCTGATTAGGGAGTAAAAATATTATAGACTCCCTGAATGTCCCGTCACTAGTTCCCCTACTCCCAGCTAATCGAGGACGAGCCTTAGATAGGCCCCGGCAAGGCACCAATCGAGGTCCCTTGGCCATAACCACTAGCCGAGGATGGTCCTTGgctcccttcttcttcttcttcaattttttttttgttttttttttaattaatttaatgttgtgttttttaaaaaaatgttttgttttgttattgtttttatatattttttgtttttagttcgATCCGTGATTCGAATTATTTCGATTCGAATTTGAATTATTTGAATACGAATCCGAATTTGAATACATATTTCAAATCGAATTTTATTCGAATTGAATACGAATCAGAATGTATTTGATTCgactatattcaaatatattcgaatatatatatatattaaaattttgaaaaattaatatattattcattagtataatagtatattaatagaaaattttattacattttatcttaatttattagagaacttgtaaaaaaaattacattaggcattttgaatttgaatattcgagtcgaatcgaatatatttgaataatgtaaccgaatcgaatacgaataaaattttagattcgaATATTTATCGAATACGAACTCGAATAGTTCTGAAAATAGTCGAATTCGAATCAAATAGTAagatatttgactcgattcgattcatttacacccctagtcCTTAGTTcacttctctctcttttttaatttaattttttttgttcgttttttcttttgttttttgtttttgtttttgtttttgtttttgcttggTAACCGAGGCAAGCCATGAAATTCTAATTCAAATCGTCATAGGTTTGAGCTCGGGTATAGGTTAGAGTTGTAGGCAATAGCAAGCCCCTAACCAACACTTTAGTGCTCTTGTAATTAAGGGATCACTACATCCGTTGGGTGGGTGAGGTCTGATCTCCCACACCCATAAGTATGAtaactttttattctttttttttttttttggatgagaaTGGCCGAGGCAGGACATTGGCTATTTTGATTTGTTAAAACTCAAAACCTGACTAAGGCCGGGCTCCaaccatgaattaaaataaagtgGCGTATTTTATTTCTAGATGACAATATTAATCTGGGCGGACCATGATTAACAATTACACAAACCCTATTGTGGATCTTCTATTTCTCAGCGGatgacttgttttttttttttttttttgacgttGCGCGGGCTCTTCCTCCAACTCCTTGTCTCCTTCCTCTGTGATTTGATTGTACTCTCTTTTTCGAAGTGGATGGCTCGGGGCGCTCACTCTTTTGCCACACATTTTTGGGTTGGCCGTGCTATTGATGTCGTTGTTGTTACCCTAGGCGCTTCACCCCTCTGAATGTGCTCCTCTATCTGTCTTTTTAGATCATGACACTTGTCAATGTCGTGCCCAACCTGTTGGAGAAAGCGGCAGTATTTAGTTTGGTCTATCGTTGAGgagattttcatgcatttttttGGAAATTGCACTATCCCCATCTCTTTGGCTTACTCCAAGGTTACACTACCCAGATGGGTGAGTTGCGTTAAATGGTGTAAGGGGACCAAAAGGGGTTTTCTTAAGAATTAATATTTAGCTCCCTTCTTTGATGGAGCGAGCTAATCACCTGATTAGTTGGACCCGTTTTTCGGACTTCCCTCCTACCttgtcttcttcctcttctctcttcttcttatCTGCCTCATATGCTTTTGCAAAACGATTGGCCATCCTCATCAACTCGTCGTAAGACTGAGGAGGGTGGGTGTTAAAGTGCTTGTGAAAGTCCCCGGACCTAAGCGACTGGATGAACACTAGACTAGTACCTTTGAGTCAAAGTCATATACATTGTTGACCACTCTCTTCCACTTGCCCAAAAATCTGTTAGACTTTCCCCGAGCACCTTACGGTGCACTGATGAGAAAAGTGTTTCCTACGCTAAATATTGTTGGAGAAGTATGTTAGGAAGCTCTTGGATAACTTGGAAAAATTTTGGATTGACCCATCTAgaattgtgttgaactaatcCTGGGTCTACCATCCAAAGTAGACAAGAATGCCCTACACATGATTGCATCGTCTGGCCCAATCATCACCATAGTTGCCTTGTATCGCATCATGTGTGCGCACGTGTTAGAGGTCCTGGTGTAGGCCTTGATAGTTAGAAGCCTGAAATCCTTGGGAAGGGGCTTGTCCATTATCCTCGGGGTAAATGGTGCGACCATCTTTACCTCGAGTTATATATacggaagggttcaggtgcgggaAAGGGTTCCCGTACGGTTGTGCGGTtgcacaccttaagcacacaaacaaaacatcttaaaaacataaatcacgcgcacctaaagctttaagcCAATACagcttaagtacacaaatcgtgcaccttaagtacgcaaaccacgcaccttatgaactcaaaccacgcacctaaggttttaaaatggttcACCTTaggtttcaacaactcacgcaccttaagcatacaaatcacacatCTTAAGAAATAAAACAACGCAACCAGAGCTCGGAATAAGAGGACGACACCAGAGCTCGAACCGCGCCGCTTCTCTGACTCCATGCGCCTGCGCGTGAGGCGTATTCCGGCGACTTCTCTGGCTGGAAATTACACCAGTCAACTCGCCTTAGTGTGTAGGTTCTACCCATATATGTTTTGTGGAGCTAGTTTTGGGTTGTATTCTGCACTTAGGCGAGGCTAGCACATTAG from Ipomoea triloba cultivar NCNSP0323 chromosome 12, ASM357664v1 encodes the following:
- the LOC115997932 gene encoding peptidyl-prolyl cis-trans isomerase Pin1-like, with the translated sequence MASEKVMASHILIKHQGSRRKASWKDPEGRVICNTTRDAAASQLRALRDDILSGKSNFEDVASRFSDCSSAKRGGDLGPFGRGQMQKPFENATFALKIGEISDIVDTDSGVHIIKRTG